The Candidatus Bathyarchaeota archaeon genome has a window encoding:
- a CDS encoding type II secretion system F family protein codes for MGKLRKRFFKRPKGEGKSAAEGMRSVIKPKVSFQPWAFAYRLLGEKIDPLLPYFKDLEKSMRKAGMLISLNAYVSFLLLSTLVAFASAFFLALIIGSIIYAPLGIMGFGVAFSLSLAIGLIVAVITFAGIYSSPWIIASGRRAKIDQSLPFVFSYMAILSSAGMSPERIYRSMARNPTLGVFAQEARIIIRDVDLLGHDVLTAIDDATERSPSPTYKEAFEGFIATVRAGGDLTKYLSTTALELMRTRRIRLKEFLDTLGMLAESEVAIFVAFPLILIIMLGIMSVLGGAFGPLSALTFMYIVVYLMVPLLAIMFILILEAVTPGG; via the coding sequence TTGGGTAAACTGCGAAAACGATTTTTTAAACGCCCTAAGGGTGAGGGGAAGTCCGCGGCTGAAGGGATGCGGTCAGTTATAAAGCCTAAAGTTTCATTTCAGCCTTGGGCGTTTGCCTATAGGCTTCTTGGTGAGAAAATTGATCCACTGCTTCCATATTTCAAAGACCTCGAAAAAAGTATGCGAAAGGCTGGAATGTTAATAAGCCTAAACGCATACGTCAGCTTTCTCCTACTCTCAACATTAGTAGCGTTTGCCTCGGCATTTTTCCTCGCTCTCATTATTGGAAGCATTATATATGCTCCCTTAGGCATCATGGGATTTGGTGTTGCTTTTTCCCTAAGCTTGGCGATTGGGCTTATAGTAGCTGTCATAACCTTTGCTGGCATCTACTCATCCCCTTGGATTATAGCATCTGGCCGAAGAGCAAAAATCGATCAATCGCTACCGTTTGTTTTCAGTTATATGGCAATTCTTTCAAGTGCGGGGATGTCGCCTGAAAGGATTTATCGTTCCATGGCGCGTAATCCAACTCTTGGAGTGTTTGCTCAGGAAGCCCGCATAATCATTCGAGATGTAGATTTGCTTGGGCATGACGTGCTTACCGCGATTGACGATGCCACTGAGCGTTCTCCATCTCCAACCTATAAAGAAGCTTTTGAGGGTTTCATCGCAACTGTACGAGCCGGCGGGGATCTTACGAAATATCTATCGACCACGGCTTTGGAGCTGATGAGGACTCGGCGAATCCGCTTAAAGGAGTTTCTTGACACCCTTGGAATGCTCGCGGAGAGTGAAGTTGCTATCTTTGTGGCTTTCCCTCTTATACTCATAATTATGCTGGGAATTATGTCTGTTCTTGGAGGAGCCTTTGGTCCACTTAGCGCGCTTACCTTCATGTATATCGTGGTCTACTTGATGGTTCCTTTACTTGCCATCATGTTTATCCTTATTTTAGAGGCGGTTACACCGGGGGGATGA